In Streptomyces nojiriensis, the sequence CGCGCCCGCTCCCTTCGCCGCTCGCGCCGGTCGGCTACCGCCGAGACGGTCGCCCGATCTACCCGATTCTCGGTGCCGCCCCGAACGACCCGTCGGCCGAGCCCGCAGACCCGGCGGACTCGCCCGCCCCGACCGTGACCCAGGACGACCTGAACCGCCTCCTTGCCCGGGAGAAGACTCAGGGTGGTCGAGCGGCCGTGAAGAAGCTCTTGGGGGAGCTCGGATTCGACACTCCCGAGGCGCTGGGCGCGTTCATCACCACGAAGCGCGAGGCGGACCAGGCGGCCCTGTCGGAGGTCGAGCGCCGCGAGCAGGCTGCGGCCGAACTGGAACGGCAGGCCAGCCAGCGCATCGCCGACGCGGAGACCCGGGAACGGGCAGCGGTCCGCCGCACCGTGCTTGCCGGACTGGGCGCTAGCGGCGAGGACCTGGCGGACGCCGTCGTCCTCGTCGAGCGGGCCCTCGCCGATCAGCCGGACGCCGACGAGGTCGCCGTCACGGCCGTCGCCGAGCAGCTCAAGGAGCGCCGACCGAGCCTGTTCGGGCAGCAGACCCCGCCGCCGGCGCCCGGAGGCTCGCCCGCTGGGGGCCCGCCGAGCCGTGGGGGAGTGCCGCCGCGACCGGGCGCCGCCGGTCTGGAGATGGCCCGCCGCCGCGGCTTCGTCACCGGCTGACCTGCCCGGCAGCCAGCCACTCCCACCGGCGGGCAAGCCGGACCAGGGGACCACGCCCCGTACTTCCGTGGACGACGCCACCACCTGGTGTGCGCCCGCCCCGCTTCGCGTCCCACGGAAGGACAGGCTGTGACCATCCAGCCGATCACCACGTCGGTGTCGTACACCGCTGACCGGGCCTGGCTCGGCAGTCTGCACGGCACGGACTCCACCGAGACGATCACCCTCGACGTCTCCAAGCTTGCCGCCGCCCACGTCCAGGCGTCCACCGACACCAGCCAGCCGTACGGCCGGGTCCTGTCCGGGGTGCCGGTCGGGAAGATCACCGCCTCCGGCCTCTACGGATCCTTCGACCCTGCCGCAGCCGACGGCCGCCAGAACTTGGCCGGCTTCGTGTTCGCCGAGACGCTGTATGCCCCGTCGGCGGCGAAGGTGCCCGCGGCGCTGCTGTGGCACGGCGTGGTCGTGACGGCGAAGGTGCCCGGCGGCATCGACACCACCAAGGTCACCGCGTCGGTGACCGGCCCGCAGATCCGGTTCGTGTGAGGGGACGACGATGACCATTCAGGACCTGATCAAGAACGTTGCGGTCAACGACCTGACCACCTTCGCCTGCGCCATCCCCTCCCAGGCGGACCACCTGCTTTCCAAGGCCGGCGGCATCATCCCGACCCTGGAGCAGGACGAGGTGAAGTGGCAGGTCAAGGACAACGGCCGGTACGTCAACGTGGCCAAGTACCGGGCTTTCGACGCGTCCGTGCCGTTCGCGACCCGCGAGGCGTGGCAGACCACGCGCGAGGGCATGTTGCCCCCGCTCGGCCAGAAGCTGCTCGTCGGCGAGCAGGAGCAGATCCTCCTGGAGGCATCCCGAGGCGCTGACGAGGACCGGCTGATCGAACTCCTCTACGACGACACCGAGCGGCACGTCGAGGCCATCCGCTCCCGCATCGAACTCGCCTGGGGCGACGTGCTGACCGACGGCAAGTTCACCCTCGCCGCCGAAAACGGACTCACGATCGAAGTCGACTGGGGCGTCCCGGCCGGCAACATGCCCACTGTCCCCAAGCTGTGGAGCGACCCGACGTCCGACCCCATCAAGGACGAACTCGCCTGGATCCAATACCTGGACGACCGAGGTGCCCCGGCACCGGAGATGGTGCTGACCAGCCGCAAGGCGTTCTCGTTCCTCGCGGCCAACAACGCCTACCGCGCGGCGTACTACGGCAGCGTCAACCCCTCGAACACCCCGACGGCGACGCTCACCCCACAGCAGATCAACGTGGTCCGCGACAACTACGGACTGCCGCCGGTCACGTTCTACAAGGGCCAGGTCCGTGTCGACGGCGTTCAGACCAAGGTGCTGCCCGAGGACCGGTGGATCCTGCTGCCCCCGGACCGCTCCAAGTGGGGCCAGACCATCTTCGGCGTGACGGCCGAGGCCCTCGCCCTTTCGCGGGGCACGAACCCGGAAATCACGAAGGAGGACCGGCCGGGAATCATCATCACCCGCGGCGCGCAGGACGACCCGGTTCAGATTTGGACGAAGGGTGCAGCCGTCGGCATGCCGGTCCTTCACACCCCGGACGCCCACGTCGTTGCGAAGGTGATCTGATGGCCCGACTCTCTGCCGCCGTCCACGTCCAGCACCCGACGACCCGGGAGTGGATGGTCCTGGAGCCGGGTGAGGAACCAGCACCCGAACTCGCTGCCGAGATCACCAACCCCGGCGCCTGGGAGAGCGGCGTGCTGCCCGAGCCCGAGGACCAGGCGGAGGACGAGGGACCACCCCCCTTCGGCTTCGCCTCGGAGGAATCGGTCGAGCCGGAGCCGGATCCGGACGCCGATCCGGAGTCATCGCCCACTCCGCAGCGCCGCCGGAAGACCGCCACCACGTAGCCGTACCCGACAGGGACCGCCGACTCGTCAAGAGGGGCGGTCCCCCTGCTACGCAGGGAGAGTCCGTGAACCCCGCCGTCCTCGCTTGGCTCCTTGCCCAGCTCGGCCCCGCCACCGACCAGACCGACCTCACCGCCCGCTACGCGCGACTCGCCAGCGCCCGGGAAGTCGCGCGCGAGGTCCTCTCCGAACGCCGCGCCAACCTGCTGGCCGAACCGCTGCGCATGGTGGTTGACGGCGTCGTCACCATCGACCAGAGCAACAACCTCCAGGGCCTCGAACGCCAGCTTGCTGCGCTCACCGAGACGTCGGCTCCTGACGATTCGGTCGCCGGCGAGCCAGGCATCGAGCTGGTCACCGCGCCGCTCGTACCGGCCCACCGGATTCGGTAGCCGCCGTGGCGTACGACTGGCCGCCGCTGGTGCCGGGCGACCCGGACGAAGTCGCCCGGCGCGTCGCCGCGGTACTCGACGAAGCCTGGAAGCGCCTCGCCGCGCAGCAGGAACGCGTACTCAAGACCTTCGAGCAGCAGCCCCGCAGCCGCCTGGTGCTGCTCACACTGGAGGAGTTCAAGCGCGCCGTCCAAGCGTTCCGCCGCGAGATCGACACCGAGGCCCTCGCCTTCGTCCGCCGGCAGCTCCCGCACCTCTACCAGCAAGGCGCCGAGCGGGCTGCCGAACGGCTCGGCGCCCGGTTCACGTGGACGATGATCCACCGTGACGCCCTGATGAGCCTGGCCAGCGACTCGTACAACGACTTCCTCCGGCGGTCCGAAGAAGCTGAGCGGATCGCTACCAAGTTCTACCGCGCCGCACGGGCAGCGGGCCGTCTCGAGGTTCCCCTTCTCGCCGCAGGCAACGTCACCGCGAAGCAGGCGGCATCGAACCTTGCAGCGCGGCTTCGAGACGAACATCATCTGGCCCACGTCGTCTACCGCAACGGTGCCCGAGTGCCCGTCGACGTGTGGGCGGAGGCAGCGACCCTGGCGAAGAGCGCAGTGGCCTACAACGCGGGCACCCTCAACCGCACCCGTGAGGCCGGCGTCAGGTACGTGGAGGTCTTCGACGGCATGGACTGTGGGTGGGCCAGCCACCAAGACCCCGACAAGGGCGCCCGCACTATCCGCACCGTCGAGGACGCCGCTGAGTTCCCGATTGCCCACCCGCGCTGCCGCCGGTCCTTCGGCCCGCGTCCCGATATCGAGCCGGGCGGGGAGGATGCAGCAGCTAATAACGGTTTTGCAGCAACAGCCTACTTGCACAAGCAGTGATCAGAGTGAGAAATCCCCGATAATAGAGACATCTTCCCCAGCCCCACTATCGCGAAGAACCTGTACGGCGTCTAGAAGTTCGACTCTCGAAGAAGTGTTCATAAGTACGTGCAAGCCGCCCTCTACTTCCTTCGTCCGTTGAACCTTGAGTCCGTGACTCTCTAGGAGAGTCGAAACATCGACCGGTGAGACTTCTGAATTCATGACGAACAGCGTGGGTCCTCCGGTGGGCCACCGGTGTTCATCGTCGGATCCCTCTTGGGCCCGCCTTTCAGGCTCCCCTCCGGTGGGCCACTCTTTTTCCTTTCCGTTACCCATGCCTGTCACCTCGTCACGGCCACGGCAGCCAGAATTACGGCAACCTCAACCAGTAGAAGGAATGTGGCCCCTTGATAGAGGCGTGACATGAACACGATCTGCTTGCGATTCCTGGACAGGTCACCTAGTAGATCCTCTACCAGCTTGGTGTCGATTGGCCTGCGGTGGGCGTCTTCAACTTTCGGGTGAATCAACGCTGTAATCTCGTGACCATAGGAAAAGCTTCTTGGCCACAAGATCAACATGATGAGTCCGCCTTGAACGGCTACAACGGACAGCAGGGTTATTGCTGCCCAGTACGGAAAAACTGCACCCTTGCCCGGGTCGTTTCCAATCAGTCCAACTGAGGCGGAGAAAGAAACTACAAAGGCGGCCGTAGCGAATATCGCCGTCGCTCTAGTGCGGTAATTTCCCACGGTCCTCTCTTGAGCGGAGAACAGAGACATTACGGCCTCGTATGCCAGCTTCTCGCGCTCCTCCAAATGATGCGGAGCGAAGGGGGCAGGGCTAGGTTGGGCGTCAGTCATGGTGACTCCACGCGGACCTGTGGTATGCATCCCTCCGTCCAGCATGCACCTTCCATCGTGGCTTCGCGATGTCACGGAATCCCGTTCGCAATAGTCTCGGTTTCCATAATTGAATCCTGAAACTGCGGCGTACGCGGCTTACCGCCACCATGACGGAGCGTTTTGCCCCGTTGCTTCTCTTCGTCGCTCGTGGAACGTTGAAGGTTCTTGGAGCGCGATCGCGGCCTCGCTACGGATGCAGGCACTGCCGTGAGGCGCCGCAGGGTGGCGATCTTTCGGGTGTGGGCCGCCGCCGGGTCGTCGGGCTGCGTGATCGTTTGGCTCCCCGGCTCACGCAGGTCAAACGCCACCCTTCGGCCGGAATCACGTTTGGTGATCCGCGTGCGCCGGGTGCAGTGCCTCCCGTATCGTCCCCTGAGTGACCATCTCACCCATTGCTGACAAGATCCATATTTCGGGAGACGAGCTGTTCAAGCTCGCCGGCGTCTTCGGGATCGGCACTGTCCATGAGCAGCGTCACCTGCCTGATGGACTCATGAATGTGAACTGGCGGCTCGATGCGGAGGCCGGCACGTTCGCTCTCAAGCGCGTGACGGACGTCCCACTGGAACGGCTGCGCCGCAACCTCGGGGTACTCGGGTTCCTCGGCGATCACGGTCTCCCCGTGTGCGCGCCGATCTTGGCCAGTGACGGGTCCGCGGTGGCTGAGACCCCGGGCGGCGGGTACTGCCTGTTCCCCTGGGCGGCCGGCGAGCATATTCCCGGCGCTTCGCTCACGCTGGGGCAGGCAGCGGCGCTCGGCGGACACATCGCGAGGCTTCACGTCACCCTCTCCTGGGCCGCCGACGGCCGCACGCTGCCTCGGACGCCGGAGTCCCTCGCTGTTGACGTCACGAGCGTCCAGAGGGCTGTGGAGAAGGCGGAGCGGCTTGCGGTTGCCGTGGCCGCGCAGGGCCGCGCGAGCACCTTCGATAAGGAGGCCGCAGTCGCGTTGAAGGCCCGGCGGGCAATGATCGCCGCGCACGTCGACCGCCTTCCGGCCGATGAGGTCCCTGTCGGCCCGTATGGCTGGACCCATGGTGACCTCCAGTACCGGAACCTTTTGTGGTCCGGCAGCGAGCTGTCTGCGGTCCTCGACTGGGACCGGGTTGCCGTCCGCCCGTATGCAGAAGAGGTCGTGCGGACGGCACAGGTCCAGTTCGGCGGTGCAGACGGATTCGATCTTGAGCGGGTGGCGGCGTTCGTTGGCGGGTACCGGTCGGTGGCGCCGCTGTCGACAGCCGCGCTTGAGGACGCGGTGCACCGGTTGTGGTGGAAGCGCCTCACGGACTTCTGGCAGCTGGAGTTCCGCTACAACAAGGGCGACCACTCCTTCGATGAGCTGTTCACCCAGGACGAGGCGCTGCTGCACTGGTGGACGGACCGGCTCGACGAGGTGGAGGCGGCGTTCACGTCGGCGTAAGGCCCAGGGCGACGATCTCCGGCAGGACGGGGCGGGTGTAGCGGGCGGCATCGAGTCGGGCCCGCTCCCCGACCCCCCGGTGGTTCATGGCGTGGATCGCGGCCGCCCATTCCGTGAGGTCGGCGTCGGCGTGCAGGACGGTCCCTCCGGCACCAACGGCTTCCGGGATACCACCCCGGTCGGTGCCGATGGTGGGCACACTGTGCAAGGCCGCTTCGACGATCACCCGAGGGAAGGCGTCCTCGACAACGGACGGCACCAGCAGGAGGCGGTGCGACCGGTAGAGCGGAGCCATGTCGTAGACGCGTGGGACGTACGTCACGTTGGGGTACTGCCGGAACTCGGCTGCTGTGTTCCACCAGCCCTCGACCAAGGTGAAGCGTTCATCAGGCATGGCTTGGATCAAGCCGTGCATCAGCTGTGATCCCTTCGCGGGAATCGGGTTGATCATGAGGACGGGGCCGTCGGCTCGGTCCGCGTTCACGGTGCCGGGG encodes:
- a CDS encoding head decoration protein → MTIQPITTSVSYTADRAWLGSLHGTDSTETITLDVSKLAAAHVQASTDTSQPYGRVLSGVPVGKITASGLYGSFDPAAADGRQNLAGFVFAETLYAPSAAKVPAALLWHGVVVTAKVPGGIDTTKVTASVTGPQIRFV
- a CDS encoding major capsid protein, which encodes MTIQDLIKNVAVNDLTTFACAIPSQADHLLSKAGGIIPTLEQDEVKWQVKDNGRYVNVAKYRAFDASVPFATREAWQTTREGMLPPLGQKLLVGEQEQILLEASRGADEDRLIELLYDDTERHVEAIRSRIELAWGDVLTDGKFTLAAENGLTIEVDWGVPAGNMPTVPKLWSDPTSDPIKDELAWIQYLDDRGAPAPEMVLTSRKAFSFLAANNAYRAAYYGSVNPSNTPTATLTPQQINVVRDNYGLPPVTFYKGQVRVDGVQTKVLPEDRWILLPPDRSKWGQTIFGVTAEALALSRGTNPEITKEDRPGIIITRGAQDDPVQIWTKGAAVGMPVLHTPDAHVVAKVI
- a CDS encoding phosphotransferase, which codes for MTISPIADKIHISGDELFKLAGVFGIGTVHEQRHLPDGLMNVNWRLDAEAGTFALKRVTDVPLERLRRNLGVLGFLGDHGLPVCAPILASDGSAVAETPGGGYCLFPWAAGEHIPGASLTLGQAAALGGHIARLHVTLSWAADGRTLPRTPESLAVDVTSVQRAVEKAERLAVAVAAQGRASTFDKEAAVALKARRAMIAAHVDRLPADEVPVGPYGWTHGDLQYRNLLWSGSELSAVLDWDRVAVRPYAEEVVRTAQVQFGGADGFDLERVAAFVGGYRSVAPLSTAALEDAVHRLWWKRLTDFWQLEFRYNKGDHSFDELFTQDEALLHWWTDRLDEVEAAFTSA